Proteins from a single region of Desulfobacter postgatei 2ac9:
- a CDS encoding B12-binding domain-containing radical SAM protein, whose translation MRILLVVYDNDSYIHWFPQGLAYIAAVLKKDGYDVEIYNQDLHHYPDEHLTAYLDRNKFDIIGVNIIAGYYQYKKLLNISLAIEKSKQRPEQFIIGGHGPSPEPEYFLEKTGADVAVIGEGEETVLELFDAFATHKPLDRINGIAYRNGGKVVVNPRRELIKDIDSIPWPAYELFPIEYYRLLRMPHCTHGDFVMPLLSGRGCTFKCNFCYRMDKGFRPRSAEAIIEEIQYLKKEFGISYIAFSDELLMSSGQRTMEICESFLKADLNIKWDCNGRLNYATPKVLALMKRAGCVFINYGIEAYDDDVLKKMNKALSIKQIDQGIESTLAAGISPGLNMLFGHIGDNKETLTAAVNFLIKHDDGAQMRTIRPVTPYPGSPLYNYAIEKGLIKDIEDFYENKHLNADLFAVNFTKLSEKELYSELANANIMLVENYFENKKKLMVSQIKDLYYSRDASFRGFRQT comes from the coding sequence TTGAGGATTCTATTGGTTGTCTATGATAACGATTCGTATATCCACTGGTTTCCCCAGGGATTGGCCTATATTGCGGCAGTCCTCAAAAAAGACGGCTATGATGTTGAAATTTATAACCAGGATCTCCATCATTACCCGGATGAGCACCTGACCGCTTATCTGGACCGGAACAAATTCGATATTATCGGCGTCAACATCATTGCCGGGTATTATCAATATAAAAAACTGCTCAATATTTCCCTGGCCATTGAAAAGTCAAAACAAAGACCTGAACAGTTCATCATCGGAGGGCACGGGCCGTCCCCGGAGCCGGAATATTTTCTTGAAAAAACCGGTGCTGATGTCGCCGTGATCGGTGAAGGTGAGGAAACGGTTTTGGAACTTTTTGATGCCTTTGCCACCCATAAGCCCCTGGACCGCATCAATGGAATTGCATACCGCAACGGCGGGAAAGTTGTGGTTAACCCCAGGCGGGAACTGATAAAGGATATTGACAGCATCCCGTGGCCGGCATACGAGCTTTTTCCCATTGAATATTACAGATTGTTGAGAATGCCCCATTGCACCCACGGCGATTTTGTCATGCCGCTGCTCTCCGGCCGGGGATGTACGTTTAAATGTAATTTCTGCTACAGGATGGACAAGGGATTTCGTCCCCGAAGCGCCGAGGCCATTATCGAAGAGATTCAATATCTGAAAAAAGAGTTCGGCATATCTTATATCGCTTTTTCAGACGAACTTCTCATGTCATCCGGACAACGTACCATGGAAATCTGCGAATCTTTTTTAAAGGCCGATTTGAATATAAAATGGGACTGCAACGGCAGGCTCAACTATGCAACACCGAAAGTGCTAGCGTTAATGAAACGGGCAGGATGCGTTTTTATCAATTACGGCATTGAAGCCTATGACGATGATGTGCTGAAAAAAATGAACAAGGCCCTCTCAATCAAACAGATCGACCAAGGTATCGAATCCACATTGGCTGCCGGAATCAGTCCCGGTCTGAATATGCTGTTCGGCCATATCGGCGACAATAAGGAAACGTTAACCGCTGCTGTAAATTTTTTAATCAAGCATGATGATGGGGCCCAGATGAGAACCATTCGGCCTGTTACCCCATACCCCGGTTCTCCCTTATATAATTATGCAATTGAAAAGGGTCTGATTAAAGACATTGAGGACTTTTATGAAAACAAGCATTTGAATGCAGACCTTTTTGCTGTTAATTTTACAAAATTGTCTGAAAAAGAACTTTATTCGGAACTGGCGAATGCCAATATCATGCTTGTTGAAAATTATTTTGAAAATAAAAAGAAACTGATGGTTTCACAAATCAAGGATTTATATTACAGCCGGGATGCTTCCTTCAGGGGATTTCGGCAAACATAA
- a CDS encoding flagellin N-terminal helical domain-containing protein, translating into MALRINTNVAALNAHKNLVKNDNNLSSALEKLSSGLRINKAADDASGMSIADSLKSQSLGLGQAIRNGNDAISIVQTADAALEESINIVNTIKTKSIQAAQDGQTTDSRKAIQADITKLREELDNIAKTTSFNNQKLLSGNFTDKKFQIGAYAGETVDISIQSTEANKIGHITTSDLTFAGEGTTQLNVYSNLQDKTYSLNSIELAYDNSAEHGVGAVADAINKLSDVLGISATASVSSSTDDNITAGTTDSSFSINGVTIGALDVKENDSDGALVSAINNKTSEHGVTASVDQDGVLTLNSTDNRAIKVTMGAATQAVMGGTEELSTLGTIEVRQEGTSQIAITDASAQAGIAVSTEDGFMKVGAMASTTQEMVLTSGSSLTASVLASGAVLQGTFTTTAQVTGLLNDENVIGAGSVLDSGSIIGAGTTLQGNFEIAQNTATVIKSSLGAGTELKGGADTLLKTGTVFKGDVSESLSGATSGNVVVSGGNTYIKGNTAIKTTGLILTGEATLAAGSILESGSILTAGSTTGHNYTIQQDVTLTADMALKGSGSTLDIGSVLKSGTTFATDALEGSGAIFGGSVNLKAGSSIGANSILANGSSLGLATTTGEDEKVAVDKDMLLTKGSIIAKDSTITAGTVLTNDILASDGTTYAKGTTLEYDIITGTAATNKLTEDMVINGGSILKSGTTLAVNDVASDSTVDSFMSDASAYRLSDVDVTTQEGAQIGIAVADAALKSLDKVRSDLGSVQNQLTSTIANISTTKVNVEAAESSIRDVDFAEESANFTKMQILSQAGTFAMSQANASSQNVLSLLQ; encoded by the coding sequence ATGGCATTAAGAATCAACACCAACGTTGCAGCGTTAAACGCGCACAAAAATTTGGTCAAGAATGATAACAACCTGTCGTCAGCACTTGAAAAACTGTCTTCCGGCCTTCGGATCAACAAAGCAGCGGATGACGCTTCCGGCATGTCCATTGCCGACTCTCTCAAGTCTCAGTCCCTGGGCCTGGGACAGGCCATCCGGAATGGTAACGATGCGATTTCGATTGTTCAGACAGCAGACGCGGCTCTGGAAGAATCCATCAACATCGTCAACACCATTAAAACCAAATCCATCCAGGCGGCCCAGGACGGACAGACTACGGACTCCCGCAAGGCCATCCAGGCGGATATTACAAAGCTCAGGGAAGAGCTGGACAACATTGCCAAAACCACCTCATTCAACAACCAGAAACTTCTTTCCGGTAATTTTACCGACAAGAAATTTCAGATCGGGGCCTATGCCGGTGAGACCGTGGACATTTCCATCCAGTCAACGGAAGCAAATAAGATCGGTCATATCACTACCTCTGATCTAACCTTTGCCGGTGAAGGGACGACCCAACTCAATGTTTACAGTAATCTGCAGGACAAGACCTATTCACTGAATTCCATTGAGCTGGCCTATGATAACAGTGCGGAGCACGGCGTGGGCGCTGTGGCCGATGCCATTAATAAACTCAGTGATGTGCTGGGTATCTCAGCCACGGCATCGGTTTCTTCCTCTACGGATGATAATATCACCGCCGGTACAACGGACAGCAGTTTTTCCATCAACGGCGTTACCATTGGTGCCTTGGATGTGAAGGAAAATGATTCCGACGGTGCCCTGGTGTCGGCGATCAACAACAAGACCAGTGAGCACGGGGTTACGGCTTCCGTGGATCAAGACGGAGTACTTACTCTCAATTCTACGGACAACCGGGCCATTAAAGTTACCATGGGAGCGGCTACCCAGGCCGTAATGGGTGGAACGGAAGAGCTGTCGACTTTGGGCACGATTGAAGTACGCCAGGAAGGCACCAGCCAGATTGCCATTACCGATGCTTCTGCCCAGGCTGGTATTGCGGTTTCCACCGAGGATGGCTTCATGAAAGTAGGGGCTATGGCCTCCACCACCCAGGAAATGGTGCTTACATCCGGTTCTTCTCTTACCGCATCAGTCTTGGCATCTGGGGCGGTGCTTCAAGGCACCTTTACAACCACAGCCCAAGTAACAGGCCTGTTAAATGATGAAAACGTTATTGGAGCAGGATCAGTTCTTGATAGCGGATCAATCATTGGTGCAGGAACCACCCTTCAAGGGAATTTTGAAATAGCTCAGAATACTGCAACAGTTATCAAAAGTAGCTTGGGCGCTGGGACGGAATTAAAAGGTGGTGCAGATACTCTTTTAAAAACGGGTACAGTGTTTAAGGGCGATGTGAGTGAAAGCCTTTCCGGTGCGACTTCAGGTAATGTAGTTGTTAGCGGGGGGAATACCTATATCAAGGGTAACACTGCTATTAAAACCACCGGTTTAATCCTGACCGGAGAGGCAACCTTAGCGGCCGGGTCTATTCTGGAAAGTGGTTCTATTTTGACTGCCGGCAGCACTACCGGGCATAATTATACGATTCAACAAGATGTGACTCTCACAGCGGATATGGCGCTAAAGGGATCCGGTTCAACCCTTGATATCGGCTCCGTCCTTAAGAGTGGAACAACCTTTGCCACCGACGCATTGGAAGGTTCTGGTGCAATATTCGGCGGTTCCGTAAACTTGAAGGCTGGTTCTAGTATAGGAGCCAACTCCATTCTGGCCAATGGATCGTCCCTTGGATTAGCGACGACAACGGGTGAGGATGAAAAAGTGGCTGTGGATAAAGATATGCTGCTGACCAAAGGTTCGATAATTGCAAAGGATTCGACTATCACTGCTGGTACGGTGTTGACCAATGATATCCTGGCTTCCGACGGAACCACATATGCCAAGGGCACCACCCTTGAATATGATATAATCACCGGTACTGCAGCCACTAATAAACTGACGGAAGATATGGTCATTAACGGCGGTTCCATACTGAAATCGGGTACAACTCTGGCGGTTAATGATGTAGCTTCGGACAGTACAGTGGATTCTTTTATGTCCGATGCCTCTGCCTATCGCCTTTCCGATGTGGATGTGACCACCCAGGAAGGTGCCCAGATCGGTATTGCAGTGGCGGATGCCGCGTTGAAATCCCTGGATAAGGTCCGGTCCGACCTGGGTTCCGTGCAGAACCAGTTGACCTCCACCATTGCCAATATTTCAACAACCAAGGTAAATGTTGAAGCTGCGGAATCCAGCATCCGTGACGTTGACTTTGCCGAAGAGTCGGCAAACTTTACAAAGATGCAGATCCTGAGCCAGGCCGGCACATTTGCCATGTCCCAGGCCAATGCCAGTTCGCAGAATGTCTTGAGCCTGCTCCAGTAA